From Macrobrachium nipponense isolate FS-2020 chromosome 6, ASM1510439v2, whole genome shotgun sequence, a single genomic window includes:
- the LOC135216113 gene encoding uncharacterized protein LOC135216113: MLTVLHVTRIDLLVLDIEGAELAVLKHFDLAKFDVQVIFMEWKLVNELDDISKDFDKRGYKEIARHAEDVIFVKKGSPYMPKAPLRLPEFSKEREELLRDARKLKK; this comes from the exons ATGCTGACTGTTCTTCATGTGACCCGCATCGACCTCTTGGTTCTGGACATCGAGGGGGCCGAGTTGGCTGTTCTTAAGCATTTTGACTTGGCAAAGTTCGATGTTCAG GTCATTTTTATGGAGTGGAAGCTCGTAAATGAGCTAGACGATATTTCGAAGGATTTCGATAAAAGGGGATACAAAGAGATTGCCAGGCATGCGGAGGACGTCATCTTTGTCAAGAAGGGTTCACCATACATGCCAAAAGCCCCTCTACGACTGCCCGAGTTCAGTAAGGAGAGAGAAGAGCTCTTGAGAGATGCCAGGAAGCTGAAGAAATAG